The Anopheles coluzzii chromosome 2, AcolN3, whole genome shotgun sequence genome window below encodes:
- the LOC120952476 gene encoding uncharacterized protein LOC120952476: MDSAKRPKLLGSIKNGEYKLLPLNNNNSINNTIPTTMLHPQLLNELSSLSSVSIHTGSQNMARENASSSKQTVSSDKRKPVSRTNNAMVDNVPSTSMVVRSSMDHFSFMETTASTSGACQRKPKPLSSTASMATQTDFSSGQNVGLDAILEKLDTMQRVQQRQADMYHKKMLDMEKQQKLIRAQLDILSDKLIPRPGFVAESSFEWETLGTREELDGLEERLGEPEFKKKFMEFLDTKLPTDSSEARLHDIMDIIFKKDFVTQANWTGLGPDKVCFSNYERVIQIFKFIGTCHGVSPTDQRIKTFFQNKFKHSKQRLNMVGKVKTVPHRRKV, from the exons ATGGACAG CGCCAAACGACCCAAGCTACTTGGGTCGATTAAAAATGGAGAATACAAATTGCTCCCGTTAAACAATAATA attcaATAAACAACACCATACCTACCACAATGCTTCATCCGCAATTATTGAATGAGCTTTCATCGTTATCGTCAGTGTCTATCCATACTGGAAGTCAAAACATGGCTCGCGAGAATGCTTCATCGTCAAAAC AAACTGTATCAAGCGATAAACGCAAGCCGGTTTCTCGTACGAATAATGCAATGGTAGACAATGTACCGTCCACATCGATGGTAGTTCGTTCTTCTATGGATCACTTCTCGTTTATGGAAACAACTGCATCAACTTCGGGTGCTTGTCAACGAAAACCTAAAC CCCTTTCATCTACTGCTTCAATGGCAACGCAAACGGATTTTTCTAGTGGACAGAACGTGGGATTAGATGCCATACTAGAAAAATTAGACACCATGCAGAGGGTGCAACAAAGACAGGCAGACATGTATCATAAGAAAATGCTGGATAtggagaagcagcagaaaTTAATACGAGCACAGTTGGATATTTTATCCGACAAATTGATTCCACGGCCAGGATTTGTTGCGGAATCGTCGTTTGAATGGGAAACGTTGGGGACCAGGGAAGAACTAGATGGACTGGAGGAAAGATTGGGGGAACCAgagttcaaaaaaaaatttatggAATTTTTAGATACAAAGCTGCCGACCGACAGTTCAGAAGCTAGACTCCATGATATCATGGACATTATATTCAAAAAGGATTTTGTAACACAAGCCAACTGGACAGGATTAGGACCAgataaagtttgtttttcaaattatgAAAGGGTTATTcagatttttaaatttataggAACATGTCATGGAGTTTCACCCACGGACCAAAgaatcaaaacatttttccaaaataagTTTAAACATTCAAAACAAAGACTTAACATGGTGGGAAAAGTTAAAACTGTACCTCATAGACGCAAAGTTTAg